From Saccharibacillus brassicae:
AACCGTTCGCCGTGGCGATGGTCGGCGGCTCGGACCGGGCGATTAACGCATTGAGGAGAGATGAACTTGTCCCATCTGATACAAATTAAACGGTTCGCCGGGAACGAAGACCTGGCGATTCCGCGCAAAATGACCGAACTTGCCGCGGGTTACGACCTGCAGGCCGCCGTGCTCGCGCCGATCGTGCTTGAGCCGATGCAGCGGACGCTCGTGCCGACAGGTATCGCCATCGCGATGCCGGGCGGGCTCGAAGCGCAGATTCGTCCACGCAGCGGCTTGGCGTTCAAGCATGGCATCACATGCCTGAATACGCCCGGCACGATCGACGCGGATTACCGCGGGGAGATCAAAGTGCTGCTGATCAATCTGGGCGAGGAGCCGTTCACGATCGCGCGCGGGGAGCGGATCGCGCAGATGGTATTCCAGGAAGTGCCGGAGACGGAACTGGCCGAAGTGGAAGAGCTGTCCGACACCGTTCGCGGCAGCGGCGGATTCGGGCACACCGGCAAATAAACGATATTTTGCGGGCAGCCGCGGCTTCTTCGCAGCGAAGAA
This genomic window contains:
- the dut gene encoding dUTP diphosphatase, which translates into the protein MNLSHLIQIKRFAGNEDLAIPRKMTELAAGYDLQAAVLAPIVLEPMQRTLVPTGIAIAMPGGLEAQIRPRSGLAFKHGITCLNTPGTIDADYRGEIKVLLINLGEEPFTIARGERIAQMVFQEVPETELAEVEELSDTVRGSGGFGHTGK